The sequence ACAAGGTGATGGGATTGAGCGTCACGTTCCAGGAGAGCGTCCTGGCGATCGTCGGGTTCAGTTCCGTGCCGCAGAAGATGACGAGGAAAGTGCGGGAGGCCATCCAGCATTGGTTTACGCTCAATCAGCGCACGCCCGAGACGGTCATGATCGATATCCGCCGGCCCGAAGAACAGTGACGGATTTGCGATTTGGAAAAAAATCGCAAGTCGCAAATCAGAAAATCGTCAATTGTTCCACAAATCTTCGTTCTGTCTCTACACTGAGCCCATGCGTCCCTACCGCTACGTGGATATCGTCATGGCCGTCTTCGTGGCCGTGCTGCTCATCAGCAATATTGCGTCGTCTGCGAAGATCGTGGATGCGGGTGTTTCCATCTTGGGCCTTCGGCTTTCCTTCGACGGCGGTACGCTGCTCTTCCCGTTGAGTTACATCTTCGGTGACATCCTCACCGAGGTCTACGGGTACGCGCGCTCACGGCGCGTCATCTGGACTGGATTTGCTGTTTCGCTCCTCATGAGCCTGAGTCTCTGGATCATCCAAATACTGCCGGGCGAGGAGGCGTGGCTGGGCTACGCGGGTGATCAGGCCTATAGCGTGATTCTCGGGAGCGTCAGCTCCGGCGCGATCGTTCTGGCCAGTCTGCTCGCGTACCTGTTCGGCGAATTCTCCAATTCCTATGTCCTCGCCAAAATGAAAGTGGCAATGTCCGGTCGTCACCTCTGGGTGCGCACGATCGGCTCAACGCTCGTGGGGCAGGGGATTGATACTGTCCTCTTTATCGCGCTCGCCTGCGCGTTCGGCGTCTTTCCGTGGGCGATTGCCCTGAGTCTCATCGTGAGCAATTACCTGCTCAAAGTGGGGATCGAAGTACTGTTCACCCCTGCAACGTATGGCATTATTGGTTTTCTCAAGAAGAGGGAGCAGGAGGATTTCTATGACCGGGATACGCGTTTTAATCCATTTCTCCTTAATATTTGACAGTCATTAATTATAGTTTATAATTTCTTTATGGAAACTACACCCCGTGCAACGAACGAATCACTGCCTGAGGAATTTTTCGTTCGTCTTGGTCAGGGAGAGGAGAGAACGGATCAGATGTTATCTGCCACCGTACACGAGGCCTGTCGGGAGATTGCTCAGCACGGTGATCCTCTGAGCGAGATTGCGGAACTGCGCGGGTTCCAGCCAGATCCCGATGAAGTGACAGAGCCTGAAGATCGTCGTGGTGTGTATCCCTTGTCACCAGACATCCGCGACTACCAGTCGCCAAGACAGCATGGTTAGAACTGCCGCATAAACCCTACGTCTGCTGCGCCGGAGCCAAAAATGTGCAATTGGCGAAATTGTTATCAGATTGATCAGAAGCAGACGATTTACCGATGGTTCTACTGTCGCACCACGAGCCTCCAGAGCATTGACTATTTCTAAAATAATGGTAGATTGAACAAAGCGTTTCTGGCCGTTCTGCCAAGTGTTTGAACGGCGCTAGCGCGTTGTTCCTTGGCATTAACGGCTTCTATTTTCAGGAAAGGGTGAGAAACGATGAGTACTGCAAGAAAGAGTCGGAGCAGTCAGGATTGGGGACGAGTGCGCACAGGTCGGAAGACGCGTTATGAAAATCTGGAGACACGGGAATTGTTGGCCGCCATCACCGCCAAGGTCGCCGTCTTCACATCGAATGTTGGTGACCAAAGCATGGTCACGGAGTGGCGTGATACGGCAATAGGCGCCGAAGAAATGGTCGTGACACTGCAGCCGTGGACCCATATCAAGAGCATGAGCTACGGGATCCAGGGGCCGCGCGGAGGCGTTGATTCCGGAGTGCTGAAGGCCGACCTCACGGGCCGCGATGGCACGTGGGGCGAGCTCGACGGCTACTACGAAACGACGCTCGCGACCGACCAGGTCGCGGAGGACGGCAAGTTGTCGTTCAACCTCCCCGGCTGGGGCATGCAGATCCCCGAGCAGGGATTGCCCCTGCAGGTGGAAATGCAATTCCACGATACTGCCCCGGTCGGAAAGTACCGCCTGAATGAGCCGGCCTTGTCGGTGAAGAGCAGCTACGGGCGGGTGCAGGTGCTTCAGTTCGGGTACAAGAACCCGACTATCACAGTTCAGCAGTGCGCTGAGCTGAATGTCGGCATCGATGGGCCGGCGTCGCAGACGATCAGCCCGGATGACGATGATGTAGTGCTCGCGCGCGTCAACTTCGACGCCAGCGAGGCACTGAATACCTATTCCATCCCCGTGCTCCTCGAAGGGAGCAATGCCGGTGGCCAAACCATCGACGCCGGGGAACTGGTCACGGACGTTGAATTGCGCAACGTTGTGACGGGTCAAACCATTGACGCAGTGATGGCTCCCGGCGATTACGGGGATTCCCAACTCTACCTCTTCGAGAGCTTCGTGCTCGACCAGGGGAGGAGCACGTGGGAGATCCGTGTGGACATGACTGGTGGTGAAAGCGGCGATAGGGTCCGCGCCTCCGTTCTGGACGGCGTGGACATCAACAACCGATGGTGGGGAATCCAAACCAGCCAACTGGATGGAAACGGCCCGGTGGAGACCTCCCCCGGCGGCACCATCTCGGGCAACTGGCAGGAGATCAGCGTCCCCCACGTCACCGTGACGCCGCGCGCCATGCAGTCTTCTCTGCATGTCGTCGAGAACCAGAAGAACGTCGAGGTCTTCGTCTTCGATGTCTACGCGGAAGGTGCAAAAGACCTGCTCACCACAGCGTTCGCCTTTGAGGGTGAGCACCTGGTGAATGGGCAGAACTACGCCGTGTGGTTCGACTCCGACAAGGATGGGAGTCGGGATGTCATCATCCAGGATGGAATTGTCTCTGTGAACGGGGAAGTCCATGCGGATAACCTCGTGAGCGGTGGCATCGTGGTCCCGGCCGGCAGCACCGATCGCTTCTGGCTCACGACTGACATCGCGAGCAGCTCGCTGCCCGCCCCCGACAACACGTTGCAGGTGTGGTTCGCGTCGCAAAACCCCGTCGAAGCGGAAACGCTCGACGACGGCGCGAGTCTCACGAACAATCAGTTCACGATTGCCTCCGGCGTGGGTGTGCCGGTGACGATCTATAAGCACGGAACCTTCCGTGCGGAACAGGATTCCATGCTCCTCCAGCCGCGGCTGATGCTGGGCGGGGCGCAGAGTGAGTCGCTGGTGAGTGCGGAGTTCGGTGCCGATCTCGAGGCCGGCGACGTGTACTATGTCGGCCTGGACGTGGAGGGCGACGCCGGTTCCATTGACCGGTTCGAACTCTTCGTCAACGGCAGCGCGGTCCCGCTTGCGGTTGCTACCCCGGGCGGAGCCGAGCCGGGCGATGATTTCGGCGCCCGGATGAATGCCCAGCAGCTCATCGTTGGTGCGGGTGAGGAGAAAGATGTTGCGATCAGCGCGCGGATCAAGTCGGACGTCAATGGCGGCGTGTCGGGAGACACGTTCACCGTTGTGGTCGATACGGTCTACGTGCGGGGAGTCACCTCGTCCTCACAGTCGACACTGAATGTCGACATCCGCTCCCCGGAGGAGACCGTGGTGATGTCCAAGTTGACCAGCGTCACCAATGCCGGTCCCACCACGGCTGCGATGCCCTCGGGTGTCGCGGAGATTGGGTCTTTTCAGTTCGTTGCCGCGGCCAACGTCAACACTCGGGACAATTTGAACAGGGTCGATCTGGATCAGCTCACGTTTGAGGTCAACACCCTGAACGTCGAGCTGGATACGTTGTCGTTTGCCCTGTACAACAAGGCCAACGCGGCTTTGACTGCCATCCCGTCGACGGTGGTGGTGCTGTCGCCCGGCTGCTATCGTGTGACGTTCACAGATCTCAGGCATTCTGCGCCCTATGTCGCGATCGGGAGCGGAGCGAGCGCCACGTTCGGGCTCCGGGTCAACGTGACCAACCCGAACACTGCCGCCGCGAGCGGTGGAGAGTCCAGTCTCAGGACCACCCTTGATCTGCGCGACGACTACTTCTCGTGGTTCGATGAGGACTTTGGCACGTCTACCCAGATCAACGGGACGGGCCTTGCGGATGACTTCATCCGCGGAATGTTGTTGCAGGGCTAGTCCATAGCCCCAATAGAAGCCCATTGCCATAGGCAAGCAGCTGCCTGCCCAAGCGCAGGTAGCACTCACCCCCCAGTCCACGTTGGACTGGGGGGTTTTTAAGAATCAAAATTGTCTGAGGAATCGCAGGTCCCCCGCGAAGAACGCCCGTAAGTCGGGGATCTGGTGTTTGATCATGATCATGCGCTCCACCCCGAAGCCGAAGGCGAAGCCCTGGTACTGTTTCGGATCGATGCCGCAGTTCCTCAGCACATTCGGGTGCACCATGCCGCAGCCCACCACCTCCAGCCACTTGCCCTCGCGGCTGTCTTCCTCGTCGCCCTGCCAGCGCATGTCCACCTCCAATCCCGGTTCGACGAAGGGAAAGAAGCCCGTCCTGAAGCGGAATTCCGCCTTGGGCGAGATCAGCTCACGGATAGCGGTGATCATCACGGCCTTCATGTTTGCCAGTGTCACGTCTCTGCCGATCATCAGTCCCTCGAACTGGTGGAACATGGGGGAGTGCGTGGCGTCGGAATCTTTGCGGTACACCTTACCCGGCGCAATCACGCGCAGAGGCGGCTTGTGGCTCTGCATGTAGCGGATCTGCATCGGGGAGGTCTGGGTGCGGAGGAGCAGGCGGTCCTCAGGATTTTTGGTCTTGATCCAAAACGTATCCTGCGCGTCGCGCGCGGGGTGGTCACGCGGGATATTGAGCAGGTTGAAATTGAATTCCTCGGTTTCGACCTCCGGGCCGGTGGCGATGTCGAAACCCATCCGGCCGAAGACCTCCTCCACCTGACGGATGAACTCCGGAATCAGGTGCAGGTGGCCGCGCTCGCGCTGCGGCAATTCCAGCGTGACGTCGATGCGATCCGAAGTTTTCAAAGATTCCTGCGACGGGACTGCCAGTTCTTTCCGGCGTAGCTGAATGAGCTCCTCGAATGCCCGTTTCCACGTATTGAGTTCCGCAGCGGCTTTCTTGCGATCATCCGCAGGAATTTCGTGCAGGCCTTTGAGGGCAAGGGTCATGGCGCCTGCCTTGCGTCCGAACAGTTCCTGCTCGACTGCCGCGAGCTCCTCAGCCGTCTTGGCTGCACGGAGGCGTCCGTCGAAGGATTCCCAATCGGTCTTTTGGTCGGTCATAGTCGGAGACAGTGTACCTTTGTTCGGGAATTTGGGAACTAGGGGACTTGGGAACTAGAGACTCAAAAAAGATGGCACTTCTCAACCGAATTCCCTATTTCCCGAGTTCCCTACTTCCCTCGTCACTGGTCCAGTGCCAATTCGATCAACCCAAACACCAGGAAAATCAGCACCGCGATCCACCAAGTGAGCAGTTGCCAGAGGTGAAAGAGGACGAGTGTGACCATCGCAAGCGCCAGAAAGACGCCCTGCCGCAGCGACACGCTCATGATCTTGCCGGCATCCCAGCTGTGAGTGGGGAGCAGTCTCCACAGGAGCAGAAAGACCAGGGCGCCGGCCGTGCTCACCGAGAGGAAGAGGCTCAAGAAGAATGCAGGAATCGCCTGTCCGGGCGCCGTGAGAGGGCTCACCCGGAGCAGGATGATCACGAGGGAGGTGGCAGAGAGGAGTGCCGCCAGCGAGAGACCGAAGAGGAGGGAAGTCATGGCAAAGAATGATGAAGGAAGAATTATGAAGTAAGAATGACTTCCTTTTCATCATTCTTAATTCCTAATTCATTATTCTTAATTCCTAATTCATTATTCTTCTTCGTTGTCTCGAGAAACAGCCCCAGCGCTCGGAAATCCTCAAACAGTGCCTCTCGCAGATTTCCGTTATGCAGCGCAGCGGCGGGGTGGTAGATGGGGAAGACCGTGACGTCATCGGTCAGCTTCTGGGGCTTGCCGTGGGCGGCGGTGATGCTGAGCTTCTGGAAGAAGTGCCCCAGGGCATGGCGTCCGAGCGGAACGATCACCTTCGGTTTGATGAGAGCCATCTCCATCTTGAGCCACGGCATACACTGCGCCTTCTCATCATCGGTGGGATCCCGATTCGCGGGGGGGCGGTACTTCACGACGTTGCTGATGTACACGTCTGCACGCTTGAGCCCGATCGACATGAGGAGCTCATCGAGGAACTTGCCTGCGGGTCCCACGAACGGGCGTCCGAGTTTGTCTTCCTGTTCGCCCGGCGCTTCGCCGATGAACATGACCTCCGCCTGCGGATTGCCTTCGCCCAGCACGGGGTTAGCCGTTTCGTGCAGCGGACAGCCTTTCCATGCCTTCAGTTTCTCCTGCAGGAGCGGGAGGGTGAGTTCCATCCCCGCCATGGTAGCACCAGCCACCCCTCTCTTCATTGCCGAAAGTATTTGTCGATCCGGTTCTGCGTCGCCGGAGAGACCGATCCCCTCATGTCATGCGGAGAGCGTTTTTGCGGTACCGGTGCCCGGGTGTTCCCGGAGAAGTACTGCTCAATCCGGTTGGCGGCGGCGTGTTCACGCCGGGGCCAGAAAAGGGCGCTGGCCTGCAGGACCTTGCGAAACTCCTCCAGGAGTCCGTAGCCGATCGGGCGGGAGCTCGACGGCAGCTGGTTGTATTGATCATGCAGTGTGTCGCGTAGGCGATCCACCTCCCTCTGCAATTCAGGAGTCTGCGGAGATTCCGGGGCCCCTTTCTCCGACGAACGGTACACGAGTGAGAGCAGGCGCTCGTAGCGGAGTCCAAGATCACGCCGCATCTCCCGGATGTCTCGTCCCTGTGCGTTGTTGCCCGATTCGGCTGCGATCATGTTCGTGAGAGCATGCGAGAGATCTTCAACGCCGCGCTGGAGGGCGAGTCTGTGGTACATGGCGGAAGGGGTATTCTAATAGCCCGCCTTGATCTTCTCAATGCGCTCGGCCACCTTTTTCTTAAGCTCCGGGTTCCCTTCGGCGAGTATCCGTACGGCTGCCAGAGCGGCATTCTTGGGGTGCAGCACGGTCATCACCGGCACATCCGATGGCATGCGCAGACTGCTGTGCAGATCCACCTGATACTCCTCCAGATTCTGGGCGGGCGGGCAGGTGAGCACGGGGTGCACAGAGCTTCCTGCGGCTACACCGCCAAGCCCGTTGCTCATGCCGACCACCGTGATGATGACCTGCGGCTGCGGATCGGCATTCAATTTCGCAATGATTTCCGCCACCTTCTCGGGCACCTTGTGTGCCGAGGCGACCACGATCTCACTCGGAACAGAGAATTCCTTCAGCGTATCTACGATCTTCTGTGCGAATTCGGTATCCGATTTGCTGCCGAGGAGGAGGGTGACCAACATATGTAAGGAATGAAAGGATGTCACCCTGAGCGTAGTCGAAGGGTGACTTTCATGCATCCAGTATAGAGGAAACCGACCCGTCTCCGCCAAAGCCTCGTCCTGTACAGGAAACATCCGAAGACGTTTGTTTCCTTTTGGCGCGGATGCTACGCTCTCACGGCCCTTTGGGGCTTTTTGTTCTCGCTCTTTCTCCTCACCCATGCGCCCGTAGTTTCCACCTGCGCCCCGCTGCTGCGGGGCTACGGCGGGATTGTATGCTATGGGCTCTCCCGATCTTTCTCTTCATTCTCGTGCGCCCGTAGTTCAGCCCGGATAGAACGCCAGGTTGCGGACCTGGAAGTCGTAGGTTCAAATCCTGCCGGGCGCACCATTTATCCAGAACGCCGCAGGCAAAGCCGAGGACGTTCTGGGAAATGTCCTCCGAAGCCTTGGCGAAGGAGGACAAGAACTATTCTGCGATCTTTTATACTCTCGGTGTTTTCTGATCCAGCCCCCTTCGTCCACCTACGCACTGCGTGCTTCGGCGGACTACGGCGGGCAAAGGATCTTGGGCCTTACGCATCGCCCTTTGGGCTCGCGTTCGGCTCCAATTCACCTTTGGGGCTGTAGCTCATCTGGTAGAGCGCTTCCATGGCATGGAAGAGGTAAGGGGTTCGAGTCCCCTCAGCTCCACCATTCGACTCGTCCGCCCGCTTTGCGGGCGAGACTTCGCTCATGGTAAACCATGCGTCAGTGTGGGAGTCAGTGCGCTCGGAGCGTACAGTGGCGGCATCCTTTTTGCGTACCTGCTCCTCGGCCTGACTTTTGTTCTGATCCTCGGCGTCATCGTGACGGCGGTGGGGAATCTTCTGGTGTGGGTTCCCTTCGTGCCGGTTCCATACGGCGTCGCGGAGGAGATGGTGCGGTTTGCGCATCTGAAGGGCACAGAGACGGTCTACGATTTGGGAGCGGGGGACGGGCGCATCCTCATTGCCGCGAAGCGTCTGCATGGGGGTCTTCGCGCAACGGGATGGGAATTCGTGCCCACGGTGTGGCTGCTCGGAAAGTTGCGCATCTGGTGGTCGGGCCAGAAGATCGCGTTTCGTCTTGGCGATTCGCGAAGACAGAGTGTGCGGGATGCAGACTGCATTTTTCTGTACCTGTTTCCGACTGTCATGCCGTCACTGGAACGGAAATTCGATCAGGAACTGCGGCCGGGTACGACAGTCGTGTCGTGCGCTTTCCCTTTCCCGCACCATCCACCCATTGCACACACGTCCGTGCACTGGATGGGGAGAGAGCACAAGTTGTGGCTCTATGAGTGGTGAGCAGTATGTGACGGCTTGTTGTTGTCCCGTGCTTGTGTATGATCGGCCCAATTCGCATGCCCGAGCTCCTCGAAGCCGGCAGCATCGATTCCGCGTCGGAAGCGGAGGTTGCCCAACCATCTTTTGTGCCCTGGCGTCTGACGCATGGGCGGCTGGATGTGCGGCAGGAAACAGAGCTCCTGCTGCGTGCGCGCTGGGAGGAAGGGGATGCCGTGCGCCATGCCCGATTCGGGTGGAGTGGTATCGTGATTGGGAGGTGGGTGGAAGCCGACGGAACGGTCTGGGTGGCCGTGGAGTGCCAGCCCGACGAGCCGACCTCCCTGATCCCGTTCCATACTCGTGCGGATCTGCTGCTTCCGTATCGACCGTCAAATGGTAAACAAAAAGGGCACCCGCCCGAGGGGCGAGTGCCCCGGTGACTCCAACACGAGTGAGGTGTGCTGGAGATCACATTCCAGGTGACCAGTCTGGCTCCCTGTCCTTGAGCGCGCTGGAGTGTGGGCGCGCACCACTGTTTGTGTTGGTGTGAGCCCGAGTGCTCGGGCGTCGGCCTCCCGTTTATACCCTGGGAGCGGGGAATATTTGTGTTTGCCGGAGCCTAAGTGGCTCCAGTGTTGCGCGGTGGTCAGCCGCGTTCTGCACGGAGTGCAGAGAAGAGCAGGGAGGAGAGAGAAGTGACTGACCCCGCACCGTTCCGTGCGTACACGGAAGGGTGCGGGGCCTGAAGAAGATCTTC is a genomic window of Candidatus Peribacter riflensis containing:
- a CDS encoding DNA polymerase bacteriophage-type, which gives rise to MAGMELTLPLLQEKLKAWKGCPLHETANPVLGEGNPQAEVMFIGEAPGEQEDKLGRPFVGPAGKFLDELLMSIGLKRADVYISNVVKYRPPANRDPTDDEKAQCMPWLKMEMALIKPKVIVPLGRHALGHFFQKLSITAAHGKPQKLTDDVTVFPIYHPAAALHNGNLREALFEDFRALGLFLETTKKNNELGIKNNELGIKNDEKEVILTS
- a CDS encoding phenylalanyl-tRNA synthetase subunit alpha: MTDQKTDWESFDGRLRAAKTAEELAAVEQELFGRKAGAMTLALKGLHEIPADDRKKAAAELNTWKRAFEELIQLRRKELAVPSQESLKTSDRIDVTLELPQRERGHLHLIPEFIRQVEEVFGRMGFDIATGPEVETEEFNFNLLNIPRDHPARDAQDTFWIKTKNPEDRLLLRTQTSPMQIRYMQSHKPPLRVIAPGKVYRKDSDATHSPMFHQFEGLMIGRDVTLANMKAVMITAIRELISPKAEFRFRTGFFPFVEPGLEVDMRWQGDEEDSREGKWLEVVGCGMVHPNVLRNCGIDPKQYQGFAFGFGVERMIMIKHQIPDLRAFFAGDLRFLRQF
- a CDS encoding phosphoribosylaminoimidazole carboxylase catalytic subunit — its product is MLVTLLLGSKSDTEFAQKIVDTLKEFSVPSEIVVASAHKVPEKVAEIIAKLNADPQPQVIITVVGMSNGLGGVAAGSSVHPVLTCPPAQNLEEYQVDLHSSLRMPSDVPVMTVLHPKNAALAAVRILAEGNPELKKKVAERIEKIKAGY